The following nucleotide sequence is from Penicillium digitatum chromosome 5, complete sequence.
CGGACACATTCCAATCGCCTGGCCCAGTGTCTTCCGTGCCGCTTGTAGCTGCATTTGACGAACCTCAAAATGTGCCTTCATGAGCCAGACTTTGGCGAATGTGAACTTCTTGTGCGGGATAATCCGCAAGCATTCCTGGTAGATTTGCCCGGCGCGTTCTGTATCCTTCGCTTCCATTTCTTCCCACACAGCGTAAAAGATCCAAAGATAGATATAGCGGCGCCAATGTCTTTTCTCTTGTGATGGGGGAATCTGTGCAATGGCTCGTTCGTAGATGTCCCGCACCCGCTCTGGGTCGCCCGAAGTTTCCTCCAGTCGTGCAAAGTCGAACCAGATATCATAGTTGCGAGGGTTCTCTTTGAGCTGCTCTTCATACTGCACTCTGCGCTTGGACATTATCACATCCTCCACACCTTCACGATCACCGAATTGCTTTTCAAAGGTTGTATAGGCCTTGTGAAGGGCCATAGCCTTGGACCGCGGAAGTCGGTCTAGGGCGTACTTGTAAATCGCTCGTGCGCGCTCATACTCCTTCAACTTGGCCTCGAATTTGGCATAAGCGGAAAAGAGCTTCTCGTCCATGAAGTCCTCGCCTAAGGTTTCGATAGCCACACCATAGACCTCGCGAACCAAGTCACTTGTGCCATACTCCTCCTCAAACCGGGCCCATTTGATCCAGTTTCGGGGTTCGGGGTGGACGACGGTAAATCGTTGGAAAATGGCGCGTGCTCGTTCGAATTCACTGTATCTCTTTTCCATTTTGATGTAAGCGCCCCATGCACCCTCTTCCGGCTCCCATGACATCCATCGCTCAAACACTTGACGGGTACCGGGAATGTTGCCTAGTGTCTCCTCCATGTAGACATACTTGTACCAGAGCTTGTCGATGCGGGGCAGGATGGTCACGGCGCGGTCGAGGAGATTCCGGGCATGGTTGATATTCCGATTCTTCATCTCAGCTTCGATGTAGCGAATCCATAGCACCACCGAGGTCGGATCAACGTCGAGCGCACGCTCGAAGATGGATCGTGCCCGACGGAATTCTTTTTGTTCGAGCTCCCAGGCGGCATAGCGCATCCAGTTGTTCATGTTAATGCGGTTGCGCTGCACATAGTCTTCAAActcctttctttttcgacCTTGGTACTCGTGAAGTTCTTCAAGATCGGCAAAGCGCTGTGTCGGCGTCTCAAGGCCAGGCTCTTGCCGGTCAACCGCCTCGCGGAGCAGTTGCTCCGCAGAGATCTGAACAGGCGCGGCCGCCTTATTCTTGACCCGGGGAGGTCCACGTGAGGCCTCCATTGTGATATTACTGTATTGACTGATCCCGGTAAAGAGGTAGTCCGCGACTGAAGAAGATGTAAGGTGAAGTTCAAGAACGTCGAAATTGTCGGTCAAGTAATTAGGGTTGTGAAAGACGAGAAGTTTGGAAGATCAAGTTGGCTTCCACAGACTGCGGCGATCGCTTAT
It contains:
- a CDS encoding Cell cycle control protein (Cwf4), putative, which codes for MEASRGPPRVKNKAAAPVQISAEQLLREAVDRQEPGLETPTQRFADLEELHEYQGRKRKEFEDYVQRNRINMNNWMRYAAWELEQKEFRRARSIFERALDVDPTSVVLWIRYIEAEMKNRNINHARNLLDRAVTILPRIDKLWYKYVYMEETLGNIPGTRQVFERWMSWEPEEGAWGAYIKMEKRYSEFERARAIFQRFTVVHPEPRNWIKWARFEEEYGTSDLVREVYGVAIETLGEDFMDEKLFSAYAKFEAKLKEYERARAIYKYALDRLPRSKAMALHKAYTTFEKQFGDREGVEDVIMSKRRVQYEEQLKENPRNYDIWFDFARLEETSGDPERVRDIYERAIAQIPPSQEKRHWRRYIYLWIFYAVWEEMEAKDTERAGQIYQECLRIIPHKKFTFAKVWLMKAHFEVRQMQLQAARKTLGQAIGMCPKDKLFRGYIAMEHRMYEFGRCRTLFQKQIEWNPSNSQSWLEFAELEHHLDDVERARAIFELGIEQPTLDMPELVWKAYIDFEEGEGEYERVRQLYERLLQKTDHIKVWLNYARFESSVPGEEEEEEEEEKPLSEDAIIRSRAVFARANKVFKDKDLKDDRVEILNLWQEFELAAGSPEDIEKVEKQMPRRVKKRRKLADDKYEEYMDHVFPADDQSAANLSRLLQKAHQWKQQNQS